From the Diachasmimorpha longicaudata isolate KC_UGA_2023 chromosome 15, iyDiaLong2, whole genome shotgun sequence genome, the window AACAGGAAGGGGTCAGGATGGAGGCGATAAAGAAGAAAATCGCGGCGCTGAAGATGGAGAAGGACACGGCCAATGAGATGGTCGAGGCGAATGAAACGAAAGCACGACAAAAGGACATGGAGGCCGATTTACTCTTCGACGAGGTGCGAGATTTAACTAAAAAATTAGCAACCCTCGAGCACGACTACGAAGTGGCTAAAGTCAGCCTCGAGACGCAAACAGTGGCGCTGGAACAGTGCGAGAAATCGTGGACCAAGGTGAGTAGAAGTTGCTCGGTGATGATCGAATCCCCAAGCGAAATCGATAACGAAGTGATAAACGGAGATAAGTCAGTCCTGACGAAGGGCCAGTTATTgacgaatatctcggaatcggggacagatggaaaaatttggaTTAAGACTTTTTTCTAGAGCGAATTAagttctacaataaatgtcattacaaaaaattggCTATCTCCCTCAGACTCGGAGATAATTCGACTCGAAGACGAGtaaacttatctcgttttatcacttcactCGTGAAATGAAATCTGTCATTTGTGCGATCGGCAGGCAGAGCAAGATCGAACGGTGCTGACGAAACGAGTGCAGGAGATCGAGCAGAGTCTCTCGAAAAAGGAGGAATTGCGTCTACTCGCTCAGGCGAAGCTCGAGAAAGCCGTGGAGTTGGCTGACGATGCTAAACGAATGTGCCGAGTGCTCGAGGATCGAAATCGCCTTGATCTCGAACGCGTGGAGAAACTCACCGCTGAATTGAAAGACGCCAGGCTCATCGCCGAGGACGCTGACAATAAGTCCGAGGAAATAGCTAATAAATTGTCATGGGTCGAGGAGGAGCTCGAGTCTGCCGAGGAGAGGGTTAAAAATAGCGAGGCAAAAATCGTCGAGCGAGAGGACGAACTGTTTATCGTGAAGAATATCGTCAAGTCCCTTGAAGTGTCTGAACAGAAGGTACGTGTGagcgagaaaaaattatatttcctgGATCGTTGTCTGATAATTCTCAGGGCAGTGGCTCTAAGGGCTATTGTGGGGCGATAAAATTTTCCGGAATTCCCATGGAAAATTTAGAGTTCCCTTGGGGTGAAGGAGGTCTTTTTATCGACTCGATACATTTCTAGGCGAATCAACGAGTTGCTGACTCCAAGGTGCAGCTCAAAGAGCTGAAGGGAAAGGTGAAGGCCGCCGACAAGCGCGCGATCCTCGCGGAAAAGGCCGTCAGAGCATTGCAGAAGGAAGTGGACTTCAAAGAGGGTAATCAGGGAATTTCCAGGATTTTTCCTATgctcttatttttttattcacccattCACTCGTCTTCACTCATCTTTTTGCAGATGAACTCAGAGAACAGAAGGAAAAATGCCGGGAAATTACCGATGAACTGGATTTAACGTTCGCCGAAATGACGGGCTATTAAAAATCCCTCGATCTCTTTGAATTTTGCTTTCGAATTGGCTCGATGCacccggagagaaatattcaataaaaagtgCCAGACGAGAGGCGTAAAAATTACCGTTCCAGACCTAATCGGCGAGCGATGTCGCACTGAAGGGAAATTATGAgtcagaattgaaattttacagtttcagaattttttccaaaatatttctctccgtgtgtgcaaaataaaatcaataaactcCATCATCGTCATCGTCATCATCGTCATCCTCATCCTCATCGCCATCACCATTGCCATCAGCTTTACACCTGATTTCAGTTTGTGCACTTATTGGCTTTTGATCGAGTGCACGCAATCTACCGCTGAGTACTTTTAATCCGGCCTTTTAAACTCTTTCAAAAATAACCCGTGGGTACGCGTATAGATTGTCTCGTAACTGCAAATTGACTGAGCCACTTCTTTGGATTGAATTGAACACAGTTGCACTTGCACAACAACGCACGCATTACTGCAGCTACGGGGAGGCTTTCTTTCGTTGCATAGAATTATTTGGATTCCTAAGATATCTCACTGAgggctaattaatttttttcagatgaaaaattaatcaatgaaacATGTCTCGCGTTCATAATcgattaatgaacaatttaattacttCCTGCCATTTATTCCTCCTCGATATTTTTAATGTATATGGAATTTGTGTTTTCAATAAATGCTCACAAccgaggaaattttatttcgttatttatttaatcattgACCTActtcataaattaataattaatagaatGTGTCACATCGTTAAGTTTATGAAATTGACCCACATTATAAACATATTTTCTTCTTAATTAAAGCGTTCCTCATAATTTAtcccaattttgaaaaataattctttgaattcttgaatttttcctgcaataaattgaaaaaaattgattccagaattttccgaaatttatgataaaattTTCCGACACATCAAATAATTTGGCAAGAgtccaaatgatttttccctcAGAATTGtcctgaaataaaatgaaaaaaatataattgagaCTATTCCTGTAATGATCGAAGTCACTCGTCGAAGAGTGAAGAATCCCTTTGTGTTCTAACTAAAGCATACATtcgtatttttcatgttgcATTACAGCGGGGCCTATAAAGGGATTGTTCTCCTCGGTCAGTAGGTACAGTAACTCATTAGCGATCGCTTTTGACTGTTCACCAACTTCACAGCGAGTTTACACGATTAATCTGCCGGAGGGACTAATTATTTCCCCTATTTGTCGGATGTACTGGCAGTAATTATCAGCAGTGATTACGATGAATGCGATAAAAAAGCAGCTGCAAGTGCTGAAAATCGAGAAAGACCTGGCAATCGATCGCGCCGATTGTTGCGATCGACAGGCTCGCGAGGCGAACAATCgggaggaaaaattgaacgaTCAAGTTCGGGAgctggagaaaaaattattgcaaatgGAGAACGACTTGGGAATTAATCGCGACAGTTTAAGAACATCCAACGCAAGACTCGACGATAAAGAGAGAATGTTACTGGTGGTAcgtacaatttatttatttaatctatTGTTAGTTTATTATGGAGAGGTATTTTAGGTGCAATCGGAGCTGGCTGTTTTGAACAGAAGGATGCAGCAGGCTATGGAGTACCTGGAGAAAACCGAGGAGCGCAGGGTAATTGCGCAGACGAAGCTGCTGCAAGCTACTGAGAGCGCTGAAGACGCCAAGAGGTAATTACCAGGGTAATGGGCTCCATTTATTAGCACTAAATAAAGTTTCGTTATTTATGGAGTTTTTGAagtattggattttttatacGAATCGATTTGTGCACGTTGCAAAATTAAAATGTCCTGAAAAACGTACCACTTCGTATAAGCACATCTTACCCTGAATCTCCTCATCGTCCAGAATCTGCAAAGTTCTGGAGACCCGCAGTAAACAAGACGACGAACGAATGGACCAGTTGACAACGCAGCTGAAGGAAGCCCGATTGATCGCCGAAGACGCTGACGCCAAATCCGATGAGATATCCCGTCGTCTGGCCTTCGTTGAGGACGAGCTCGAAACCGCCGAGGACAGAATCAGGAGCAGCGATGCGTAAGTCAATGGCCTCAACGCTAAATCTACACTTTCTCAATCCCCTAATTTCCCAGGAAAATTGTCGAGCGTGAGGATGAGCTGTTCATCGTCGGGAATATATTGAAGTCTCTGGAGGTCTCGGAGGAAAAAGCGAATCAGCGAGTCGAGGAGTTCAAGCTGCAGCTGAAGGACTCGAAGGTGAAGTTAAAGGACGCTGAGAGGAGGGCAGTGATCGccgaaaatcaaatgaaaattctgcAGAAGGAGTTGGACATACGTGAAGgtactaaaaaaataaaataattaaaaggaaattaggggaattaattataaataaatcaaatatttaaatcaCTGAATCATGATTCTTTCAGATCGACTGTTCAGGGAGAAGCAAAAGTCAAAGTACATCAGCGATGATTTGGACTCGACCTTCGCCGCCCTCACCGGGTATTGAAGGGTTCGatcacgataaaaaaaaatcaggtaaAGGCGACCGCGACGGAGgctgaataaaattgaaacgcATATTCTTACGTgatatcaatttatttaatcgaCTCTACGATCGATATTTATGCCTTGAAACGACTTTCATCGTACACTGATAATATTAACATAACTCTGTCCATACTTGGATCCCTTCACGGACGATAAAACACGATGAAACTCACTTCCATCACACATTATTTATCGCTTTATCTCTCTTCgcattctcatatttttcttcaatttacacgataataattatcattcattTGATTAATAGCCCCTTCGATCATCacaaaagttaaaaaaaaatcgcactcTTCTCCACTCAAAGGTCGTGACATTATCCAATCCAatgaattcacatttttttcacttaattTTCTCCGAATGGAGGGGAAACGAGAGATGtgcgtagttcgacgatagaAAAAAGGTTGTAAGGAGCGCGCGATAAgaaaaaatgtacaaaaattATCGTCTTCACGACAGTTGATCTCCTGTTGGAGCAGAACTTTCATTCTTTTACAAAGTATATTGTATAAATTACCTCGaggttcattaaaattaaacgATAATTTGATTGACGTTGCTTTCCTATATACATCGCTCTTGCATGATTTTACTCGCATTAAACGCTTGATTTATCATCACCATTCGTTAAATATACAAAAATCATGAATTGTCCATTCGCGCGCcacttgtcattttttttaaaagtctTAGAATTATAACGTACTTAAATTAATCAACGTGGTATTCGTACGTATCATAAACTTTATAATGCAACAGAGGCCAACTTGGTTTGATAATTAACGTCATTTTGCCGGAATGTCAAAATGACCGATAAAAAAGGGTTCCGTACCAAAATTCCCAGGGCCGAAAATTTCGGGGAAAAATGCCCAATCAATGATCTTAGTGTAATCTACCGAAATACATTAAAGCCGATAAATACCTGAAGTTTTATTAGCGAGATTCATTACCCAATTGCGATGAGTCTCCCATAACTCGTTAATTTCCCAGACGTTTTGTAGATAAAATGTTGCGCAACTAatatttgtcattgaaaattctcccACACGTTCTCCTAATTAATTCTGCCAATTAACTAGATGAATTAAAGATTAGAATTAATGATATCAGTTCTATAGGATCTCGAGACGAATTGTAGACGGGAATTTTGGCCTGTCACCCAAAAAATCCTACCGAAACCCCCacttttctcaaattttcatgaattcccGAATGTCTTTCTTCTCGCAATGATCTCCCCAAAATTTAATACTCCCGTCGCTACCCATTAAAATAGCGTTTATGGCCCGATGGACTCTGGGAAATGCTGCTGCACAAATTAGCCGTACGAATAGTCAAAAGTCTTTTGGTCTCGGATGGGTTATCGCTATCGATTAGACCTTTCAGAGGCTGTCCCGAAGCGTACTGAGCAAATTGTCGATtagttttataatttttttttttgtcaatgatttttttttattcatttacttaTCTTTGGCACGCATCAATACATCGTGGGCAGACTCCACAGCGTCAAGTCCTCTCCTTTAACATCGACTAGCAGCACTCTTCAATCACAGTCATCCGTCGCATTTACTCGTGCTCCTCGTCATGCGCAAGAACtcatacaaaaaattatttacaaaatttatgaattattggtTCAATGATCAGTGATAGTTGATAGGTGAGGCCTTCGGAGATGTGCCCGAACGCTCTGGCAGTGGTAGAGAGGAAGAACATATTGTTAGACCTGATATTTCTGAGGAAGTATTAAAGGAAGACTGTGGTATCGGCAGTATATGGACGATCGTCAGTCTGTTATTATCTCCAAAGGCTCGTTTGTCAGtcgaaaaaattcttaaaCAACAAATAGTTGGTCATGACGAGTGCTCCTTGGTGAGGGGATGGTCCGTATCGACGTGCCTCCTGGAACGCTGAGagttcaatttgtttttttttttcaaatttacttgagactttttcattttcatgtcaaatcgtcattttttttaaactgcaATGGAGTAATCCGAGGAGGGATTGTTCTGTGTGCCGGGTCTCGACCACAGGGAACTTCTGAGGCCGAGCTTTGGCTTCTTCAGTGAATCAATATCGCACTCGGCCTCGCTCAGTTCATGTCGATCGTTCCTATCGCCATTGCCAGGTATGTTTCCTTGATTACTGACAAATGCCGTCTCGGCCACTGACATCGGGGGGAGCAGCATCCTCAGGGAACTCCTGCTGGGAACGTGCCATCTTCAGAGACAGCCATTTTCTTGTTTTATATCATTTAAATTtgctttgacatttttttatgattcgtCTAGCCTCTCACAATTGAGgacaaatcattttttattactttttggGAATTAAATTACGAATAAATGGAGTACCTGGATCGTCCTCGTCTCGGTAACGACTTCTGCTCGCACATTGGCGATATATCTGACGAGGTGCTCGACGTGCCGTGGTAAATGAAATCCGAAACAGCGCGAACTGAAAGTTTAATTTATTGAGAAGAAAATTGGGGGAGCTCTATAtgctttatattttttatattcatagttaaataattaaactattTGAAATAACTTTCTGCATGGGCAAGtgatttatgaattattgaactCTCAAAGGTCTCGGGGATGGGGGAAAATTGATACCTACTGTGCTTTAGTTTGCTCGCGTCCAGTTGGTTGGACGACTCGGTTCTCGAACGAGTCAATTGGTCCGGGTCAGACTCGCTCTCGTCGCTGTCGTCCCCGTGTGTATGTTGCTTCCTCTGCTGGCGTCGTCGTGACGACACACTCTTCATACTCTGTTGGTGATCAAAACACGTTTCATCGGGATTATCATATTGATCCACTCGAGCATATTAATCGAGGATGGCTTagggtaattgaattttatgcataaattaatggaaaattcggaaatttcCCCAGCGCAACGCTCGAGATCATTTACAACAGTTTTTGATATATTTTCTCACGGTTGGCATACGATTATGAACGTACCGTCACCGCTGGCGGTGGACTCGCGCACCCCTCCGTCATCGCATGCTCGTGGTACATGAAGCTGTGCAGGAGAGTGTTGTTGGGATGGAGACCCGCCGCTGACGCTTCGGCCGCACCTCCAAGTCCTCCCAATCCTCCCAGCCCTGCCAggcttccccctcccccctccgaAAGCTGGAACGTAGCGTACGGAGAGATGTCCTCCGCCGTCTCTGTAACCCAACAGTGGCAATTGCCTACCTTTCAAATCTCGTCGGAATTTATTCGTCAGATTAGTCGGTCCATTACCACGACAATTGCAAATCAAAGGCTCCGGGTTAATCCATCCTAATGATTAATCTAATTTCAAAAGAACTTTTCACCTGGAATCTTGTCGGGCCCCCCGGCGTTGGCAGCCTGCTGAAGAGCGACCTTGTGAATCGTCGCGTAGTACCGCTCCCTCTGCGTCTCGGCGTTCTGCTGattctcctgggtctccttcATCGGCCGCTGCTGGCGGTCCCCCAAATGCCTACTCTTGAATCTCAATGCCACCCCGGCAAATACCGCAAAAATAGCGAATGTGGAAATTATCATGGGAATCATGACTTTCACGTCGGCGTAAAAGGGCAACGCCGACGCCGAGCCGCGATCCGTCAACTCTGGTGGGGGTGCATCTACACAATAACATGATAAATGCAGACGTATTCAGGTTTCATTAAGACAAATTAgctcgttgatttttttttctagggaaCAAAATTGTTAAATCATTTCAAAGACTTACCCCCATCCTTCGTCAGCGTGACGAAGCTGAACTCTGCCTGATTGCTCCCCGCGACGTTGTAGGCCTCCACCTTCAGCTGATAGACAGTGCTAGGTGACAGATTGGTAACCAAGAATCTCTTCTGCGGCGCAACATTATTAGAGACAAGAGTCCAGTGAAATTCGTCCATAGGGCGATACTGAATGACGAAATACTGAATGGGACAGCCATTGTCTGGCCACGTGGACAGGCGCAAAGCTAGGGTAGTGGAGTTTGGAGAAAGAAATGCAGCAGCAGGTGGAATACCAGGTGGTTGTCCCTGCGTTCGGACTGAGAGCACTGGAGATGCTGCACTGCTTCCAATTTTGTTGTGTGAGGTCAGGTATAAGTGGTACATGTTGCCGCAGAGGAGGCCCTGTTAAACAATCATttcgattgaataaataaaatgaaatagaaCAAATTGATGAGGAAGGGAAGGacctatttaaaaaaatcccttgatgaagaaataaaaattctgtgggGATGAGTGGCTCAGGAGGGTCTATGTGTACCTTCAACTCGTGATTGGTGGATCGTCGGGGCAACTGGAGTTCATCTAGATTCCCGTGCGTCGTTCGATAATGCAGAGTGTAGCCCGTGGTGGGAGAGCCACCGTTGTATCCAGCTTTCCAGTGGAGGAGGACACTCGTCGCAGTGGAGCTGGTGACGTAGAGGACTGGAGCACTCGGTGGCACTGAGGAGACAATTATTGGACGTTAAGTGAGTGGAGTAAAGGCCGGGGAGAAATATTATCAGCTTTCGAAGTCCGCTGGAGTATTAATTACATTATAGcagatttaaaattcaatattaatcattatcaattatcagcgtataattaattaattgttattgaattgCCGATGTGATGTGCCGTGTTTCAACAATTCAACATGTCAGATACAGagcgaaaaatatttcttttttaattgaaaaaaaatgtaattacaaATGGACTTGACGGAACGCTCAATTTACCTTGGACAATGAGACTGTAATGGAGTCTATCACTCCCCAGTGAATTTTCCACTTGACATGTGTAATTTCCACTGTCCTGCAACTGAATATTGGACAGCACAAGCTCTCCGGTCTGcagaatttgaatatttctacTGCTGTCTGAATGCACTTGCTCGGAGAGGCCCTTGAACCACTCCCTGGTGGGATCTCCCACTGCGTGACAGGACATCGTGACAGATCCACGCCATGGCTTTACGATGTTACCCCCGAAGGACGTTATTTTTGCGGTCACGTGGTTCTTCGGCATTGCAGCAGCCACTGTCGAGCTCTGGCCCTCGCCGACGCGTGTGCTAGCTGTCACCCAAAATTGGTACTCCACGTGCTGCTGGAGTCCCGTCACTTCGAAGAAGGTGTTTGTGGAAGCGAGAACTCTCTTTCCGTGGTTCAATTCCTCGCGGCCGTCCATTATTCTGGGATTTCAGTTTGAGGGAGATAATTAGgggattatgatttttttggtattggATATAAATGCGAATGAAATATATCGGAGTAAAAATATAGGATAAGAGTCGCCTGAATTCGTTGCGTACCCTCGTTTATCTCATTTACCCCCCCGACCTACCCCGCCATCGTAagtttcacataaaaaaattctgcaagACTTTCATTCCACAATATCGTCGAGAAAATAACAGCAAAAAATACCTGGAGTACAAATTGTATTTGTTAATTTCGCCATTAGGTTCCAGTGGTGGGAGCCAGGAGATAAAAAGTGCCTGGGGTGAGCTgacaacaactttaatatccGCTGGGCTGCCTGGCActgaatcaatttaattttccatttagaTTATCCAACATGGAAGTAGAAATTTCTTCTCAATTAAGCATCGACTCACCATCTTCCTTAGTGCGACAGTACATGGACCTGGAGGGCACACCATCGCCAACACGAGTGTAAGCGAGAACCTGAACACTGTAGTTGGTGTACTTTCGAAGTCCCGCAAGGATCATGGTCATGCTCCCCGTTTTCCTCACCTCCATCTCATCGATACTACTCCAGGAGTCGGGCATAACTGGTTCATAAGTCAATTTGTAACCCTGTATATTCCCGTTGGCGAAAGCAGCTGGTGGTTGTTTCCATGAAATTTGTAGTGATTGAGACGTCAGTGCGGCACAACGAACGTCGTCGGGAGCTTTGCTCGGCACTGAAAAACGAAACGCTCCATTGGATatcgtatttttttcactgcaaAAAATTGTCCCTGGAGTTTCCCATTaccaattgttatttctccTCCAGTAAACACACAACTGTTCCTATCATATCTCCAACATCTTCGCAAACGTTATCTCCTCCAGAGGAGGACGAACACCCCGAGAGcaagtgaaatatttttcactgtgCAAACACATAATAAAATCAAACAAATTCACTCACCGCCTTCCGATGTTTGCGTAGGTAGTTGTTCGGATTGTGGTCCTGAGCCGACCTGGTTGTATGCTTGAACAACAATTGTGTATCTGGTATATGGTCTCAGCCCCGTGAGACGGAGTTCACCCCCGCCCTCCTCGCCATCCCCAGATACCGAAGTGAAGTTGAACGACGGATTTCCACCGCTGTAACTCAAATATTTGTTGTGTAGAGTATCAATATCGAagacgaatattatttttaaattacgaAATGATTAATGTGGAAACTCatgattatttaatattaaattgctGAATGTCTTTGACGTatcgttatttaaaaaatcaccaacCTGGTCTCTTTAAATCCAACGTTGAATCCCTGAATATCCCCGTGTCGTAATTCGGCGAGGGGTGGCGACCACGTGACGAGTATTTCCGTCGGAGAAATGGGACGAGCGGCGATATTTATGGGAGGTCCAGCTGGCCTCTGGGGCTCAGTACGAACGACCAATTCGGCTGACGGTGAGGATCTACCGGCCGGGCCTTCAGCAATTATACGAATTGTATACCTGGTCGCTGGCTTCAGATCGTCAATCAGAGTTGCGTATGGCAATGGTGGACCAGTTAATTCCTGCTGCTGCCACATACCGCTCTCTCCCTCCTTGTACTGAAGAATGTACTTGGTTACTTCGCGGGTGTCCTGGGCGCGGTGCTGCCATTTGACGTTTATACTCCTGGGGGCTATCATTGCTGTCTCCAGGGCGTGAGGCGGCTGCGGCGGCTCTGGTGGAGGTGGAAAGAGGGCGAAACGGGGATTAGGGTCAACAGTTTGGTGCACGTAAATTCAAGAAGATGGAGATTTTGGAGGTGTACCTTGGACGAGCAATTGAACCAACTGTTGATCTCTTCCGTAGAGATTGCTCGCTTGGCAGAAGTATGCTCCGCTGTCGGATGCTTCCGCTGAGGATATTTGTAACTGCGCCTCCACACCGTCGGGTGTCACTTCCGTTTTTGTTGTCACACTGGGGATTTTTCGTGAGAAATTTTGTGAGGGTTTAAGAAATTGTTTctgattcatgaaaatttggaTCCAACTCTCCGGAAATTTTGCAGGAAATCGAGAAATGTTAGggtaaattgaaaaagttcTGGGCTTTCATCGTCCCGATTCCCAGAATATTTTATAGTCTCTATAGATGACAGTGAGAGAAATTCTGTCATTCCCCGTAACTTCCTCGATATGTCCCCAAAACTTCGGTGAACGTAGCATCCACTTATCTACCCTCGTCATCACCTTATTGAAACGTCCTTTCTAAATTCAATACTCACCGATAATTTGTGGAtggattcaattcaattttcccaccCTTTAGCCAAGAAACGGTGACAGGCTTATCGCCATGAACTTCGCAGTGCAGCGTCGCCATGTCGCCCTTCTTAACAGTGACAAGTCTTGATGGAGCAGCAAAATATGGTGAGGCTTAAAGTTTTTGAGAGTTAAAaagttttcaaaattttacctCACTTCTTACGATGTTTTTGATCTTACTCACAGTTGACACGGAGTTGGACCACTTTGCCCATGCCAGTGCCAATGCCATTGCTCGCTTGACACAGGTAGTAgccctctctgtcttccttaACGTGCTGAAGGACCAGGGTGCCGTTATTCAAAAGTTTTGTGTAAGAACTTTCGCGCAGCTCCTCGTACTCGCCAGATTTACCTCCTATTTGTGTTGCACGTTGGGTTTTATTGTTGTCACGAATCATTTGAAACAGGGCAATAGAAACATCGAAATTCATGGAAACATATGATCATGCAGAGTAATTTctactattttttataaatttttgaaagctCTTCCCTTCGCAATTCGCTTTACCtcaaaattttgaagcacAAATTGGTCCATATGTTCTACTAACATATTCATTTTGCACTCAACATAGTACAAACCCACTTACCCCCGAATtcagtgaaattatttcatcccCCAGAgcttttataataaaaaaaaattaccgattGCTTTTTTCCAGACAATGACAGGTGTTGGTACTCCTTGTGCTTGACAATGCAGGGAGACGTGTCTATTCCTCTCAACACTGGTGTCCATGGGCTCCACCAGCCAATGGGGAGGCACTGAAAACGGAGAATTAACCATCCCTTTAGTTCCACCCGAAATATTCTCCATCTGAAATATCAATGAACCGAacgaacaaaaataaaagtaaaagaTTCTCTTTGCTAAAAGAACATCGTTAACTCGCACGGACGAACGACTGACGTTATTCAGAAGCGGtaacgataaaaatatttagaaaaataaaaaacaaaatattctccCCATTTCCGATTTAAATTCCCATTTTACTATCATTACTATTCCTTCGCTCTCGCGAGCGCAAGCGAAAtctcgattaatttttcatttattattcaatcttGTAGCGCCCTATGACGAGTTCACAATCCGcttaattaaattgacttGGGTAGAAAGAACGGGAGAAATGAATGGGGGGATGAGCTGGATGGATGAATTTGTGGTataaatttacttttttttttcccatttgtGATTGGATAAGAATGGCAGATTGGGGTCGCTATCGAATCTCACACGGGACGTCTTCAGCGGAGAAAATCTCCCACTCCCCCGGgggagtagaaaaaaaaataaaaaaaaaaaagctcgcCGTGTCTAGCGGCTAAAAAGTATCGATACACATATACTTGAAGTTCGATGAACTCATCGTTGCTACTGACGTCCCATGTTGAGGTCTCGAGAGCGTACTTTCATCGGGTTTGTTTcgtttatatattttctttcgGGTTTTCTACTTTTACGGTTGTGATGAAAAACGCTGCACAAGCGATAATACTGTGATAGGTGGGGTATATATTCAACGTTTTacgttaaataaaataaaaaaataaaaccaaaaaatcagaggtatgaaaattaaaagacaGCGTCACGTTCGAAGACGCAAGGTGATATAATAGTGAGTAATATGTAATAAATAGTATGATTTACTCTCGCATATAAAATTTACTTGGCGTGAAACGAGCCGAATACACGCGTGATAGGCAATTCAAATAGGgtaaatatatatatcatgataaataataaatcaagtGAGTTATGGCAGGTAAATGGCCCATCGGCGAATGACAAATAAATCAAATCAATGTAACATATATAAAGCCAATAATATATTACTTCGCTTCTAAACGTCTAGTCCGGTTAACAATGAATAGATAGTAACAAATTAAATCATTATATACGTACTACTAGCCCTATTATTAACTAAAGCGCGGACAAAGCCTGGCTGTGTgtgtttcattcattttaaaataaaatttttaaatctaCTTTGCTGCTCATTACTCATTACAATGTGCACGATCAACTCTCAGcggtcaataaaattattaa encodes:
- the LOC135169606 gene encoding tropomyosin-1-like, which translates into the protein MEAIKKKIAALKMEKDTANEMVEANETKARQKDMEADLLFDEVRDLTKKLATLEHDYEVAKVSLETQTVALEQCEKSWTKAEQDRTVLTKRVQEIEQSLSKKEELRLLAQAKLEKAVELADDAKRMCRVLEDRNRLDLERVEKLTAELKDARLIAEDADNKSEEIANKLSWVEEELESAEERVKNSEAKIVEREDELFIVKNIVKSLEVSEQKANQRVADSKVQLKELKGKVKAADKRAILAEKAVRALQKEVDFKEDELREQKEKCREITDELDLTFAEMTGY
- the LOC135169607 gene encoding tropomyosin-2-like, which gives rise to MNAIKKQLQVLKIEKDLAIDRADCCDRQAREANNREEKLNDQVRELEKKLLQMENDLGINRDSLRTSNARLDDKERMLLVVQSELAVLNRRMQQAMEYLEKTEERRVIAQTKLLQATESAEDAKRICKVLETRSKQDDERMDQLTTQLKEARLIAEDADAKSDEISRRLAFVEDELETAEDRIRSSDAKIVEREDELFIVGNILKSLEVSEEKANQRVEEFKLQLKDSKVKLKDAERRAVIAENQMKILQKELDIREDRLFREKQKSKYISDDLDSTFAALTGY